A single region of the Sporomusaceae bacterium genome encodes:
- a CDS encoding CoA transferase has translation KVVADPQIIFREMIVETDHPVAGPVKMAGVPIKMSATPGSVDTPAPMLGQHTEEILTQLLGLSSGQVRRLKADKVL, from the coding sequence AAAGTCGTCGCCGACCCGCAGATCATCTTCCGCGAAATGATCGTCGAAACAGACCACCCTGTCGCCGGGCCGGTCAAAATGGCCGGCGTGCCCATCAAAATGTCGGCCACCCCCGGCAGCGTCGATACCCCCGCCCCCATGCTCGGCCAGCACACCGAGGAGATTTTAACGCAGCTATTGGGATTGTCGTCCGGGCAGGTTCGAAGACTCAAGGCTGACAAAGTGTTATAA